A portion of the Streptomyces platensis genome contains these proteins:
- a CDS encoding ABC transporter permease → MSSLVRHSLALSRRNLRKSLASPGQVLDTALMPVVLSVIFIYAFGGAIAGNSADYRQYLMPGIMALNHTIVSRTAGIALNTDFSSGVMDRYRSMPVARSAVLIGRVSADSVRLLISQLAVFAFALLIGFRADNGLLPTLAAFGLLLLYGIALCWVNAFIGLAARSIDTVQSVSTIAMLPLQFGSSVFVAPDTMPGWLRVFVEHNPMTLVVDASRNLMIGGPVAASAQGALLWIAGLIAVFLPLSVWKYRART, encoded by the coding sequence ATGAGTTCACTGGTACGTCACTCGCTGGCGCTCTCGCGCCGCAATCTGCGCAAGTCGCTGGCCAGTCCGGGGCAGGTGCTGGACACCGCGCTGATGCCGGTGGTGCTGTCCGTCATCTTCATCTACGCCTTCGGCGGCGCGATCGCCGGGAACAGCGCGGACTACCGGCAGTATCTGATGCCGGGAATCATGGCCCTGAACCACACCATCGTCTCCCGCACCGCCGGTATCGCGCTCAACACCGATTTCTCCTCCGGGGTGATGGACCGCTACCGGTCGATGCCCGTCGCCCGCTCCGCCGTGCTCATCGGCCGGGTCTCGGCGGACTCGGTACGGCTGCTGATCAGCCAGCTGGCGGTGTTCGCGTTCGCCCTGCTCATCGGCTTCCGCGCGGACAACGGCCTGCTGCCCACCCTCGCCGCCTTCGGTCTCCTTCTGCTGTACGGCATCGCGCTGTGCTGGGTGAACGCCTTCATCGGCCTGGCCGCCCGGAGCATCGACACGGTGCAGAGCGTGAGCACCATCGCCATGCTGCCGCTCCAGTTCGGCAGTTCGGTGTTCGTCGCACCCGACACCATGCCCGGCTGGCTGCGGGTCTTCGTCGAGCACAACCCGATGACCCTGGTCGTCGACGCCTCCCGCAACCTGATGATCGGCGGCCCGGTCGCGGCCTCCGCCCAGGGCGCCCTGCTGTGGATCGCCGGGCTGATCGCGGTGTTCCTGCCGCTGTCGGTGTGGAAGTACCGGGCCCGGACGTGA
- a CDS encoding ATP-binding cassette domain-containing protein, which translates to MTPAIRIENLAKNFGSTAAIRGVSLEVPAGRVLGLLGPNGAGKTTLVRMVATLIRPDSGRILVHGHDVVREAARVRPLIGLTGQYASVDEDISGWENLYLIARLFNLRGRKARARADEMLERFSLTEAGKRPVGGYSGGMRRRLDLAASLTGDPRVLVLDEPTTGLDPHSRNSLWAEVNRLAGQGTTVLLTTQYMEEAEALADALVVIDSGRVIASGSTAELRARLGGQMLRIQPEEPGDLARIYQALLTAGHTEATVMADEGRLHLPLTGGGSQLTAVVRTLGEADIPLASLDTHIPSLDEVFLKLTGPAAREPVAARSAA; encoded by the coding sequence ATGACCCCTGCCATCCGGATCGAGAATCTGGCGAAGAACTTCGGCAGTACGGCCGCGATCCGGGGGGTCAGCCTGGAGGTTCCGGCCGGCCGGGTGCTCGGGCTGCTGGGCCCCAACGGCGCCGGCAAGACCACGCTGGTGCGCATGGTCGCAACGCTCATCCGGCCGGACAGCGGACGCATCCTGGTGCACGGGCACGATGTCGTGCGCGAGGCCGCCCGGGTGCGCCCGCTGATCGGACTCACCGGCCAGTACGCCTCGGTGGACGAGGACATCTCCGGCTGGGAGAACCTCTATCTGATCGCCCGGCTGTTCAATCTGCGCGGGCGCAAGGCCCGGGCCCGCGCCGACGAGATGCTGGAGCGGTTCAGCCTGACCGAGGCCGGCAAGCGGCCCGTCGGCGGCTACTCGGGCGGGATGCGCCGGCGGCTCGACCTGGCGGCCAGCCTCACCGGCGACCCCCGCGTGCTGGTCCTCGACGAACCGACCACGGGCCTCGATCCGCACAGCCGCAACAGCCTCTGGGCGGAGGTGAACCGGCTCGCCGGACAGGGCACCACCGTGCTGCTCACCACCCAGTACATGGAGGAGGCGGAGGCGCTCGCCGACGCCCTGGTGGTGATCGACAGCGGCCGGGTCATCGCCTCCGGCTCCACCGCCGAACTGCGGGCCCGCCTGGGCGGCCAGATGCTCCGCATCCAGCCCGAGGAGCCCGGCGACCTGGCGCGGATCTACCAGGCCCTGCTGACCGCGGGCCACACCGAGGCCACCGTCATGGCGGACGAGGGGCGGCTCCATCTGCCCCTGACCGGCGGCGGGAGCCAGCTCACCGCCGTGGTGCGCACCCTCGGCGAGGCGGATATTCCACTCGCCTCGCTGGACACCCACATCCCGAGCCTTGACGAGGTCTTCCTCAAGCTCACCGGACCCGCGGCCAGGGAACCCGTCGCCGCTAGGAGCGCGGCATGA
- a CDS encoding clavaminate synthase family protein: MTVTLDTGAAARVASLTPDESAAAEQAARGVLASGAALVDSAGWVDAARTGWSELPLGLRRPLHAFRRDSGRSGVLLLRGLPVDEAALPDTPSGAGSVQRAGSVSAAMLTMVACGLGDPAAFRPEKTGALVQDVVPVPGKEEFQGNAGSVLLTFHNENAFHPHRPDFVMLLCLRADHEKVAALRTAGIRAAMPLLSEETRAALAAPEFVTAPPPSFGGSDGGTAPHPVIFGAPEDPDLRIDFAATEPVTDRARRAMDELGDAFERTGQSTVLAPGDLAIVDNRVTTHGRSAFQPRYDGRDRWLQRTFVLTDLRRSRGSRSGDGYVLD, from the coding sequence ATGACGGTGACCCTCGATACCGGGGCGGCGGCGCGGGTCGCGTCGCTGACTCCGGACGAATCCGCGGCGGCGGAGCAGGCCGCCCGCGGGGTGCTGGCCTCCGGTGCCGCCCTGGTGGACAGCGCCGGCTGGGTCGATGCCGCCCGCACCGGCTGGTCGGAGCTGCCGCTCGGGCTGCGCCGGCCACTGCACGCGTTCCGCCGTGACTCCGGGCGCAGCGGGGTGCTGCTGCTGCGCGGTCTGCCGGTGGACGAGGCGGCGCTGCCGGACACCCCGTCCGGCGCCGGGTCCGTACAGCGGGCGGGCTCGGTGTCCGCCGCGATGCTGACGATGGTGGCCTGCGGTCTCGGTGACCCGGCCGCCTTCCGGCCGGAGAAGACCGGCGCGCTGGTGCAGGACGTGGTGCCGGTGCCGGGCAAGGAGGAGTTCCAGGGGAACGCGGGCTCGGTCCTGCTGACCTTCCACAACGAGAACGCCTTCCATCCGCACCGCCCCGACTTCGTGATGCTGCTGTGCCTGCGCGCCGACCACGAGAAGGTCGCCGCGCTGCGCACCGCCGGCATCCGCGCGGCGATGCCGCTGCTGAGCGAGGAGACCCGGGCGGCGCTGGCCGCACCGGAGTTCGTCACCGCTCCCCCGCCGTCCTTCGGCGGCTCCGACGGCGGCACCGCACCGCACCCGGTGATCTTCGGGGCGCCCGAGGACCCGGATCTGCGGATCGACTTCGCGGCCACCGAGCCGGTCACCGACCGGGCCCGCCGGGCGATGGACGAGCTCGGGGACGCCTTCGAGCGGACCGGGCAGAGCACGGTGCTGGCCCCGGGCGATCTGGCGATCGTCGACAACCGGGTCACCACCCATGGGCGCAGCGCCTTCCAGCCGCGCTACGACGGCCGGGACCGCTGGCTCCAGCGCACCTTCGTCCTCACCGATCTGCGCCGCTCCCGCGGGTCCCGGTCCGGAGACGGTTACGTCCTTGACTGA
- a CDS encoding MbtH family protein: MTNPFEDAEGRYLALVNDEGQYSLWPAFAEVPDGWKAALPETGRAEALEYIAAQWTDMRPLSLVRAMEGSAEASKAAS, from the coding sequence ATGACCAACCCGTTCGAGGACGCCGAGGGCCGCTACCTTGCGCTGGTCAACGACGAGGGCCAGTACTCCCTCTGGCCGGCGTTCGCCGAGGTCCCGGACGGCTGGAAGGCCGCCCTGCCGGAGACCGGCCGCGCCGAGGCCCTGGAGTACATCGCCGCGCAGTGGACCGATATGCGTCCGCTGAGTCTGGTCCGTGCGATGGAGGGCTCCGCCGAAGCATCGAAGGCGGCCTCCTGA
- the sbnA gene encoding 2,3-diaminopropionate biosynthesis protein SbnA — translation MPTISAPQEFNEEDLYVDLDAVLGIPLHLKCEGFNFTGSVKQKAALEMVEAAEEAGRLSPGSVLVESSSGNLGVALSVIAASKGYRFVCVTDSRCNLASKRLMEALGATVHTLAEPAAEGGFLGARIAYVRKLCEEDARYVWLNQYVNPANWRAHYRYTAPGIHRSYPGLDVLFVGAGTTGTLMGCARWFKEHRPGVRIVAVDSVGSVAFGHPPSPRMIPGLGSGVRPALLDEDFIDDVVLVPEPDTVRMCHRLAGRGFLFGGSTGTVVSGADRWLAERGRPAGLSSVAISPDMGERYLDTVYHTNWVQGVYGEDTLGPAHPSHETREAIR, via the coding sequence GTGCCGACTATCTCGGCTCCGCAGGAGTTCAACGAGGAAGACCTGTACGTCGATCTCGACGCCGTACTCGGTATCCCACTCCACCTCAAGTGCGAGGGCTTCAACTTCACCGGATCGGTGAAGCAGAAGGCCGCGCTGGAAATGGTCGAGGCCGCGGAGGAGGCCGGGCGGCTGTCCCCCGGTTCCGTCCTGGTGGAATCCTCGTCCGGCAATCTGGGCGTCGCGCTGAGCGTCATCGCGGCCAGCAAGGGCTACCGCTTCGTCTGCGTCACCGACTCCCGGTGCAATCTGGCCTCCAAGCGGCTGATGGAGGCGCTCGGCGCCACGGTCCACACCCTCGCGGAGCCCGCTGCCGAGGGGGGCTTCCTCGGGGCGCGGATCGCCTACGTACGCAAGCTGTGCGAGGAGGACGCGCGGTACGTCTGGCTCAACCAGTACGTCAACCCCGCCAATTGGCGGGCGCATTACCGGTACACGGCCCCCGGCATCCACCGCAGCTACCCCGGCCTGGACGTGCTCTTCGTCGGGGCGGGGACCACCGGGACGCTGATGGGCTGTGCCCGCTGGTTCAAGGAGCACCGGCCCGGGGTCCGCATCGTGGCCGTCGACAGTGTCGGCTCGGTCGCCTTCGGCCATCCGCCGTCCCCCCGGATGATCCCGGGCCTGGGCTCCGGGGTCCGTCCGGCGCTGCTGGACGAGGACTTCATCGACGATGTGGTGCTCGTCCCGGAGCCGGACACCGTGCGCATGTGCCACCGGCTGGCCGGGCGCGGCTTTCTGTTCGGCGGCTCCACCGGGACGGTCGTCAGCGGCGCCGACCGGTGGCTGGCGGAGCGCGGCCGGCCGGCGGGGCTCTCCTCGGTCGCCATCTCGCCCGATATGGGCGAGCGCTATCTCGACACCGTTTACCACACCAACTGGGTGCAGGGCGTCTACGGCGAGGACACGCTCGGGCCCGCGCACCCCAGCCATGAGACGAGAGAGGCAATACGATGA
- the sbnB gene encoding 2,3-diaminopropionate biosynthesis protein SbnB, translated as MPQQHAAPSFSVISGAQVHRVLDAHHQGVVDLIETAYRLHGGGETVNPPSYFLRFPDRPSSRIIALPASIGGERPTDGLKWISSFPENVGAGIPRASAVLILNDHDTGYPLACLESSIISAARTAASAALAADRISAARGTRPARIGFFGVGLIARYIHTYLARTGWEFDEIGVHDLSAAHAGGFADYLRQSGESGTVTVHGSAEELIRSCDLVVFATVAGTPHVAEPGWFAHNPLVLHVSLRDLSPEVVLGAANFVDDVEHCLKADTSVHLAEQRVGHRDFLDGTLYDVLTGKAQPPADRPVIFSPFGLGVLDLALGRHVYESVKESGELQIVDDFFHEMRRYG; from the coding sequence ATGCCCCAGCAGCACGCTGCGCCTTCGTTCTCCGTCATCTCCGGAGCCCAGGTGCACCGGGTCCTCGACGCGCACCACCAGGGCGTCGTCGACCTGATCGAGACGGCCTACCGGCTGCACGGCGGAGGCGAGACGGTGAACCCGCCGTCGTACTTCCTCCGCTTCCCCGACCGCCCGTCCTCCCGGATCATCGCGCTGCCCGCCTCGATCGGCGGCGAGCGGCCCACCGACGGCCTGAAGTGGATCTCCAGCTTCCCGGAGAACGTCGGGGCCGGCATCCCGCGCGCCTCGGCGGTGCTGATCCTCAACGACCACGACACCGGCTACCCGCTGGCGTGCCTGGAGAGCTCCATCATCAGCGCGGCGCGCACCGCGGCGTCCGCGGCGCTGGCCGCCGACCGGATCTCCGCCGCGCGCGGCACCCGGCCGGCCCGGATCGGGTTCTTCGGTGTCGGGCTGATCGCCCGCTACATCCACACCTATCTGGCGCGCACCGGCTGGGAGTTCGACGAGATCGGGGTGCACGATCTGTCGGCGGCGCACGCGGGCGGTTTCGCCGACTACCTCCGCCAGTCCGGCGAGTCCGGCACGGTCACCGTGCACGGCTCCGCCGAGGAGCTGATCCGCTCCTGCGACCTGGTGGTCTTCGCCACCGTCGCCGGCACCCCGCATGTGGCCGAGCCCGGGTGGTTCGCGCACAACCCGCTGGTGCTGCATGTCTCGCTGCGCGATCTGTCGCCCGAGGTGGTGCTCGGCGCGGCCAACTTCGTGGACGACGTGGAGCACTGCCTGAAGGCGGACACCTCGGTGCACCTGGCCGAACAGCGGGTGGGCCACCGGGACTTCCTCGACGGCACGCTGTACGACGTCCTCACGGGGAAGGCGCAGCCGCCGGCCGACCGGCCGGTGATCTTCTCCCCGTTCGGCCTGGGGGTGCTGGATCTGGCACTCGGCAGGCATGTCTACGAATCCGTGAAGGAATCCGGCGAGTTGCAGATCGTCGACGATTTCTTTCACGAGATGCGCCGTTACGGCTAG
- a CDS encoding TauD/TfdA family dioxygenase, giving the protein MTATYDGPAVPETLGDGAELLLGEGRTPVLRLTGPDLPAETVHGLLARHGALLVRGLGLAAPADLGRAAQALGVTPMTEREGFTGRTDFGDGVYGASEWPADEPMCMHHERSYGDEVPGIALFGCLTAPRSGGATAVADARTVLAALPADLVERFAREGWRLARNYRDIGVSWSASFGTEDAAQVDAYCRAHALDHEWLPDGSLRTVQHRAAVVHHPATGERLWFNQIAFLNELTMDPAVREYLVSLYGPDSLPFTTFHGDGEPVPAQVVETINEVYTAATVREPWQAGDLLVVDNLRMAHSREAYEGDREIVALFGDPVRLDGHVLPSAT; this is encoded by the coding sequence TTGACAGCCACGTATGACGGCCCGGCCGTCCCCGAAACCCTCGGCGACGGCGCCGAGTTGCTCCTCGGCGAGGGCCGGACCCCGGTCCTCCGGTTGACCGGCCCGGACCTCCCCGCGGAGACCGTCCACGGTCTGCTCGCCCGGCACGGCGCCCTGCTCGTCCGGGGCCTGGGTCTGGCGGCCCCCGCCGACCTGGGCCGCGCCGCGCAGGCGCTCGGGGTGACCCCGATGACCGAGCGGGAGGGCTTCACCGGCCGGACCGACTTCGGCGACGGCGTGTACGGCGCCTCGGAGTGGCCGGCCGATGAGCCGATGTGCATGCACCACGAGCGGAGTTACGGCGACGAGGTGCCCGGCATCGCGCTGTTCGGCTGCCTGACGGCGCCCCGCTCCGGCGGCGCGACCGCGGTGGCCGACGCCCGGACGGTGCTGGCGGCGCTGCCCGCCGACCTGGTGGAGCGCTTCGCCCGCGAGGGCTGGCGGCTGGCCCGCAACTACCGTGACATCGGCGTCAGCTGGTCCGCGTCCTTCGGCACCGAGGACGCCGCGCAGGTCGACGCGTACTGCCGGGCGCACGCCCTGGACCACGAGTGGCTGCCGGACGGCTCGCTGCGCACCGTGCAGCACCGCGCGGCGGTGGTGCACCACCCCGCCACCGGCGAGCGGCTCTGGTTCAACCAGATCGCCTTCCTCAACGAGCTGACCATGGACCCGGCGGTGCGCGAGTACCTGGTGTCCCTGTACGGGCCGGACTCCTTGCCGTTCACCACCTTCCACGGCGACGGCGAGCCGGTCCCGGCGCAGGTCGTCGAGACCATCAACGAGGTGTACACGGCGGCGACCGTACGGGAGCCGTGGCAGGCCGGCGACCTGCTCGTGGTCGACAACCTGCGGATGGCGCACAGCCGCGAGGCGTACGAGGGCGACCGCGAGATCGTGGCGCTCTTCGGCGATCCGGTGCGCCTCGACGGACACGTCCTGCCGTCCGCCACCTGA
- a CDS encoding non-ribosomal peptide synthetase, with translation MPLWAALSGGSWAELATEVAQSAAEVQRHSPQVLDELRTETGRTEPLFDTVLVDGRAAGPEDLTAGTVLAAGLSRTGDRLDLVLSHRPGALDGEQAGRFAGYLLTALRELAERPEADHQEWSPVPEQEIDRQLAEFAGPQRELPDRRVHELFEDQVRLRPDDIAAVHGTESWSYRELNERANRVAHALRHGGLRDEDVVAVVTERTLPWLVAVLAVFKAGGVYLPVEPHFPADRISGMLVRADCRRVLTERDVSPGLTEALAGLPGVRAEHLAELLAGDHPVTDPGVPVAAGQSAYIYFTSGSTGAPKGAVCEHAGFLNHLLAKIDDLEITEGRVVAQTAPQCFDISLWQLVAALAVGGRTLIIGQPDILDTARFIETLATGGVEVLQAVPSYLEVVLTELERSPRALPRLRHVSATGEALKKELVERWFATFPEVALVNAYGLTETSDDTNHEVMRGVPDQAAVPLGRPVANVRIHIVDERLRPVPLGSPGEILFSGVCVGRGYVNDEERTRAAFMPDPLLPGERMYRSGDFGRWLPDGRLEFLGRRDAQVKIRGFRIEIGEVENQLLRVDGVRDSAVVVTGEGESRQLVAFHSGAQLSDERLVAALGAALPGYMIPSRFRRLDVLPLTANGKIDRKALTRLAGQEEAADGGVELRTGTERRLAGLWSQVLKVPAGRIGRDSHFFDSGGTSLSMLRLAIALDRVVTPAELQQHPVLADCAALLDRRAAEAPNPGRQPVDSHV, from the coding sequence TTGCCGCTCTGGGCCGCGCTTTCCGGCGGCTCGTGGGCGGAACTCGCCACCGAGGTCGCGCAGTCGGCGGCGGAGGTGCAGCGGCATTCCCCGCAGGTTCTCGACGAGCTGCGCACCGAGACGGGCCGCACGGAGCCGCTGTTCGACACCGTCCTGGTCGACGGCCGGGCGGCCGGCCCCGAGGACCTGACCGCCGGCACCGTGCTCGCCGCCGGCCTCTCCCGGACCGGGGACCGGCTGGACCTGGTGCTGAGCCATCGCCCCGGCGCACTGGACGGCGAGCAGGCCGGCCGGTTCGCGGGCTATCTGCTCACCGCGCTGCGTGAGCTGGCCGAGCGGCCCGAGGCGGACCACCAGGAGTGGAGCCCGGTGCCGGAGCAGGAGATCGACCGGCAGCTGGCCGAGTTCGCGGGCCCGCAGCGGGAGCTGCCCGACCGCCGAGTGCATGAACTGTTCGAGGACCAGGTGCGGTTGCGCCCTGACGACATCGCCGCCGTCCACGGCACCGAGTCCTGGAGCTACCGGGAGCTCAACGAGCGCGCCAACCGCGTCGCCCACGCGCTGCGCCACGGCGGACTGCGCGACGAGGACGTCGTCGCGGTGGTCACCGAACGCACGCTGCCGTGGCTGGTCGCCGTGCTGGCCGTGTTCAAGGCCGGCGGCGTCTATCTGCCGGTGGAGCCGCACTTCCCGGCCGACCGGATCAGCGGCATGCTGGTGCGCGCCGACTGCCGCCGGGTGCTGACCGAGCGGGACGTGTCCCCGGGCCTGACCGAGGCGCTGGCCGGGCTGCCGGGCGTGCGCGCGGAGCATCTGGCGGAGCTGCTCGCCGGGGACCATCCGGTCACCGACCCCGGTGTGCCGGTGGCCGCCGGGCAGAGCGCGTACATCTACTTCACCTCGGGCTCGACCGGGGCGCCCAAGGGCGCCGTGTGCGAGCACGCGGGCTTCCTCAACCATCTGCTCGCCAAGATCGACGACTTGGAGATCACCGAGGGCCGGGTGGTCGCCCAGACCGCGCCGCAGTGCTTCGACATCTCCCTGTGGCAGCTGGTGGCCGCGCTGGCCGTCGGCGGGCGCACCCTGATCATCGGGCAGCCGGACATCCTGGACACGGCACGCTTCATCGAGACGCTCGCCACCGGCGGTGTCGAGGTCCTCCAGGCCGTGCCCTCCTATCTCGAAGTGGTGCTGACGGAGCTGGAGCGCAGCCCCCGCGCGCTGCCGCGGCTGCGCCATGTCTCGGCGACCGGCGAGGCGCTGAAGAAGGAGCTGGTGGAGCGCTGGTTCGCCACGTTCCCCGAGGTCGCGCTGGTCAACGCGTACGGCCTGACCGAGACGTCCGACGACACCAACCACGAGGTGATGCGCGGGGTGCCCGACCAGGCCGCGGTGCCACTGGGCCGGCCGGTCGCCAATGTGCGGATCCATATCGTCGACGAACGGCTGCGTCCGGTGCCGCTCGGCTCCCCGGGCGAGATCCTGTTCTCCGGCGTCTGCGTCGGCCGGGGGTACGTCAACGACGAGGAGCGCACCCGGGCCGCCTTCATGCCCGATCCGCTGCTGCCCGGTGAACGGATGTACCGCTCCGGCGACTTCGGCCGCTGGCTGCCGGACGGCCGGCTGGAGTTCCTCGGCCGCCGGGACGCCCAGGTCAAGATCCGCGGCTTCCGGATCGAGATCGGCGAGGTGGAGAACCAGCTGCTCCGGGTCGACGGGGTGCGCGACAGCGCCGTGGTCGTCACGGGAGAGGGCGAGAGCCGGCAGCTGGTGGCCTTCCACAGCGGTGCACAGCTGTCCGACGAGCGGCTCGTGGCGGCGCTCGGTGCGGCACTGCCCGGCTACATGATCCCCAGCCGGTTCCGCCGGCTCGACGTACTGCCGCTCACCGCCAACGGCAAGATCGACCGCAAGGCGCTGACCCGGCTCGCCGGGCAGGAGGAGGCCGCGGACGGTGGCGTGGAGCTGCGCACCGGCACCGAACGGCGGCTCGCCGGGCTGTGGTCCCAGGTCCTGAAGGTGCCGGCCGGCCGGATCGGCCGGGACTCCCATTTCTTCGACAGCGGCGGGACGTCGCTGTCCATGCTGCGGCTGGCGATCGCGCTGGACCGCGTGGTGACGCCCGCCGAACTCCAGCAGCACCCGGTTCTCGCGGACTGTGCGGCGTTGCTCGACCGCCGGGCCGCCGAGGCTCCGAATCCAGGAAGGCAGCCAGTTGACAGCCACGTATGA
- a CDS encoding cation:proton antiporter, producing the protein MLKVVAGVVLLLGALGLWWGRLGSGGSSAEVDTTARFLVAVMVIILLSHLLGALLGRLGQPLVIGEILGGLLLGPSLLGWVWPSGQAWLLSPEVVSALNTVAQLGLIVFMFLLGCELRMESPRKAVGTLGVSVLGAMGLPFVAGLGLAAAAPGMLQGSSPHAVGYLCFFGLALSVTALPVLARILTDLRLDRTPIGQFALASAAVGDGIAWLALTVILAATGSGDASDMGSTIALVVALVVFTALVVRPLLATAVRRAEERPGTGTLLPLLLVGAISYAVLTHLLGLHAVIGAFLFGTAIPRDSKVTERMNQQLQGFTLTVLLPLFFAGVGLNVSVGALGRDPWHWLVLAGVIVVATLTKLVGAGGAARMMGYRPKEALRFGALMNCRGVTELVVAGIGWQRHLISTTGLTVLVLMAVGTTAMTGPLLKLLGTKPLEPPPGETDGPAGEADGPAVPALQGAPVRADA; encoded by the coding sequence ATGCTGAAGGTCGTCGCAGGCGTGGTCCTGCTGCTCGGCGCCTTAGGGCTGTGGTGGGGCCGGCTGGGCTCCGGTGGGTCGTCGGCCGAGGTCGACACGACGGCCAGGTTCCTGGTCGCCGTCATGGTGATCATTCTGCTCAGCCATCTGCTGGGCGCGCTGCTGGGCCGGCTCGGCCAGCCGCTGGTGATCGGGGAGATCCTCGGCGGTCTGCTGCTCGGCCCGTCGCTGCTGGGCTGGGTGTGGCCGTCCGGGCAGGCCTGGCTGCTGTCCCCCGAGGTCGTCTCCGCCCTCAACACGGTGGCGCAGCTCGGGCTGATCGTCTTCATGTTCCTGCTCGGCTGCGAGTTGCGCATGGAGAGCCCCAGGAAGGCCGTCGGGACGCTCGGGGTGAGCGTGCTCGGCGCGATGGGCCTGCCGTTCGTGGCCGGGCTCGGGCTCGCCGCGGCGGCCCCCGGGATGTTGCAGGGCTCGTCCCCGCACGCCGTCGGCTACCTCTGCTTCTTCGGGCTGGCCCTGTCGGTGACCGCCCTGCCGGTGCTCGCCAGGATCCTCACCGACCTGCGGCTGGACCGCACCCCCATCGGCCAGTTCGCGCTGGCCAGTGCGGCGGTGGGCGACGGTATCGCCTGGCTCGCGCTGACCGTGATCCTCGCGGCGACCGGGTCCGGCGACGCCTCCGACATGGGCAGCACCATCGCGCTGGTGGTGGCCCTGGTGGTGTTCACCGCGCTGGTCGTGCGTCCGCTGCTGGCGACCGCGGTGCGCCGGGCTGAGGAACGGCCCGGCACGGGGACGCTGCTGCCGCTGCTGCTGGTCGGCGCCATCAGCTATGCCGTACTGACTCATCTGCTGGGGCTGCACGCGGTCATCGGGGCGTTCCTGTTCGGTACGGCGATCCCGCGTGACTCCAAGGTCACCGAGCGGATGAACCAGCAGTTGCAGGGCTTCACGCTGACCGTGCTGCTGCCGCTGTTCTTCGCCGGTGTGGGGCTCAATGTCTCGGTCGGGGCCCTGGGGCGGGACCCGTGGCACTGGCTGGTTCTCGCCGGCGTCATCGTCGTGGCGACCCTGACGAAGCTCGTGGGTGCCGGGGGCGCGGCCCGGATGATGGGCTACCGGCCGAAGGAGGCGCTGCGCTTCGGTGCGCTGATGAACTGCCGTGGCGTCACCGAGCTGGTGGTCGCCGGCATCGGCTGGCAGCGCCATCTGATCAGCACGACGGGCCTGACGGTGCTGGTCCTCATGGCGGTCGGCACCACCGCGATGACCGGCCCGTTGCTCAAGCTGCTGGGCACGAAGCCGCTGGAGCCACCGCCCGGGGAGACCGACGGCCCGGCCGGGGAAGCCGATGGCCCGGCCGTGCCCGCTCTCCAGGGTGCGCCGGTCCGGGCGGACGCCTGA
- a CDS encoding flavin reductase family protein: protein MASLPPPPSAPDTATRPVPADGFRSLMGAFPTGVAVITTYGADDRPRGLTCSSLSSVTTAPPTLSVWLTTRGETLGALRAYGAFAVNLLHDRGERAGEVFAHRVADRFAQVGWRRSPDAGLPWLADDAFAVAECRVMKLVEVSDHTLVVGAVTGVTQQAGTPLLYGARRFASWPGGEVPAAPLAVGTPVTSC, encoded by the coding sequence ATGGCTAGCCTTCCCCCACCCCCGTCCGCACCGGACACGGCCACCCGCCCGGTGCCGGCCGACGGCTTCCGTTCGCTGATGGGCGCCTTCCCCACCGGCGTCGCGGTGATCACCACCTACGGGGCCGACGACCGGCCCCGCGGACTGACGTGCAGTTCCCTGTCGAGCGTGACCACCGCGCCGCCGACCCTCTCGGTCTGGCTGACCACCCGGGGCGAGACCCTGGGCGCGCTGCGCGCCTACGGCGCCTTCGCGGTGAACCTGCTGCACGACCGGGGGGAGCGGGCCGGTGAGGTCTTCGCGCACCGGGTCGCGGACCGCTTCGCCCAGGTCGGCTGGCGGCGCTCGCCGGACGCCGGGCTGCCGTGGCTGGCCGACGACGCCTTCGCCGTCGCCGAGTGCCGGGTGATGAAACTGGTCGAGGTCAGCGACCACACCCTGGTGGTGGGCGCGGTCACCGGTGTCACCCAGCAGGCCGGGACGCCACTGCTGTACGGGGCGCGGCGCTTCGCCTCCTGGCCCGGCGGCGAGGTCCCCGCCGCGCCGCTCGCCGTCGGCACCCCGGTGACCTCATGCTGA